The Pseudoliparis swirei isolate HS2019 ecotype Mariana Trench chromosome 16, NWPU_hadal_v1, whole genome shotgun sequence genome includes a window with the following:
- the skida1 gene encoding SKI/DACH domain-containing protein 1 produces MGDLECGFEEMQGVRLGYLLIKGKQMFALSQVFTDLLKNIPRTTVHKRMDHLKVKKHHCDLEELRKLKAIHSIAFHAAKCTLISREDVEALYFSCKTERVLKSNKRKAKAACSPGDGDASPGLLGADAELWKEKVWFSLHGVPETLALHNKTDRRRELTPCLNDSKLPQFYNKTNGREYRSETKSSHKHFKNYETAKIAGNRVTLSQRQSFFRSAGSRQPVVRQSAIAAQSRLSRSASDLVHKRKRRREGGGGRDSAKHSLSRSRHAHHHVPPVLLVQPKSPGSHGTSFGAFHLGPDFYLDPRPHHHHHHHHQHHHHHHHHHEPSFPESCSSDTESSTFSDRAYPDSDFGSGLSTTSNSGSSEEEEEDEDGGEEEDDTQSESSEVSSDEEDSSSQSDSSSVSSRVSVQSIRFRRARVGSLTKGLNAGKAPLVLQPTFHYNNQHQHEKQHRTPGHVAAPQPGDSRPGKRPKCEFIRGETRQDFVPLQPPTFNSAAMGESFFTESKRGHAYEADSSRVDHVGELAPYSRGPTRYNAFTTACRTPGHPTKGHPGLSAQCDQVKEAKSHRCAEKRESKPGSLRLVPPLKKIKTEPEELSVTAGPHSDGGRTVRTPPFNLHNVKVKVEESCDEYEYQSQAAAIKCKGESTGGQYSIKHGDFFNSGAKATKKSPDVAPGSPCGLQEYGSTQDTPCLDEGEHRNKHCRVTVLGNMKPRVSRTQSKLNLPMVNKTAFSSSSSSSSSSSSASSPPSSSSCSLPAGREEVSTKDLPSRRKRITAASPAKTPFSLIANFPSPPSLVVGSDGDLCPAYSLNSMRGPGPPPLSHPVWRWKPGGQILPPPLAQRTRKY; encoded by the coding sequence ATGGGAGACCTGGAGTGTGGCTTTGAGGAAATGCAAGGAGTGAGATTGGGGTACCTGCTCATCAAAGGCAAGCAAATGTTTGCTTTGTCTCAGGTATTCACCGACCTGCTGAAGAACATCCCTCGGACCACGGTGCACAAGCGCATGGATCACCTGAAGGTGAAGAAGCACCACTGTgacctggaggagctgcggaaGCTTAAAGCAATACACTCTATAGCTTTCCATGCCGCTAAATGCACCCTCATATCGCGGGAGGACGTGGAGGCTCTGTATTTCTCCTGCAAGACGGAGCGGGTGTTGAAGTCCAACAAAAGGAAAGCGAAAGCGGCGTGTTCCCCCGGGGATGGGGACGCGTCCCCGGGACTCCTCGGTGCTGACGCCGAACTGTGGAAGGAAAAAGTTTGGTTTAGTTTGCACGGGGTCCCGGAGACTCTCGCGCTCCACAACAAAacggacaggaggagagagctgACGCCTTGCCTTAACGACTCCAAACTACCTCAATTTTACAACAAAACCAACGGACGGGAGTACCGTTCGGAGACCAAGTCCAGTCACAAACACTTTAAAAACTATGAAACAGCGAAAATAGCAGGGAACCGTGTGACTCTGAGCCAAAGGCAATCGTTTTTCCGCAGCGCGGGGAGCCGGCAGCCGGTCGTGCGTCAGTCCGCCATAGCTGCTCAGTCCAGGCTCTCGCGCTCAGCCAGCGACCTAGTTCAcaaaaggaagaggaggcgcgAGGGGGGCGGCGGCAGGGACAGCGCGAAGCACTCGTTGAGCAGGAGCAGACACGCGCACCACCACGTACCGCCGGTGCTGCTCGTACAACCCAAATCGCCCGGAAGTCACGGGACTTCTTTTGGCGCTTTCCACCTCGGTCCGGATTTCTATCTTGACCCCAgacctcaccaccaccaccaccaccaccaccagcaccaccaccaccatcaccaccaccatgagCCGAGCTTTCCGGAGAGTTGCAGCAGCGACACCGAGTCCAGCACCTTCTCGGACCGGGCGTACCCGGACTCGGACTTCGGCTCCGGCCTCTCCACCACCAGCAACTCCGGGAGctccgaggaggaagaggaggacgaggacggcggagaggaagaagacgacACGCAGTCGGAGAGTTCAGAGGTCAGCTCAGACGAGGAGGACAGCTCTTCTCAGTCCGACTCGAGCTCGGTTTCGAGCCGCGTTTCGGTCCAGAGCATTCGGTTCAGACGGGCCCGAGTCGGTTCTCTCACCAAAGGTCTCAACGCGGGTAAAGCGCCGTTGGTCCTGCAGCCTACGTTTCACTACAACAACCAGCACCAACACGAGAAGCAACACAGGACACCGGGCCATGTCGCTGCTCCGCAGCCCGGGGACAGCCGACCGGGGAAACGACCGAAATGTGAGTTCATACGCGGTGAAACGAGACAGGACTTTGTCCCCTTACAGCCTCCCACATTCAACTCAGCCGCCATGGGGGAGAGCTTCTTCACCGAGTCCAAAAGGGGACATGCGTATGAGGCCGATTCAAGCAGGGTTGACCACGTGGGCGAGCTGGCCCCTTATTCACGGGGACCCACCCGTTATAATGCTTTTACCACCGCGTGCAGGACACCGGGACATCCCACCAAGGGCCACCCGGGACTGAGCGCACAATGTGACCAGGTCAAAGAGGCCAAGAGCCACAGATGCGCCGAGAAAAGAGAGTCGAAACCGGGCAGCCTTAGACTGGTCCCTCcgctgaaaaaaataaagaccgAGCCGGAGGAGCTCTCTGTGACCGCCGGGCCCCACTCGGATGGCGGCCGGACAGTCAGGACGCCGCCCTTCAACCTCCACAATGTGAAAGTTAAAGTGGAGGAAAGCTGTGATGAATATGAATACCAGAGCCAGGCTGCTGCAATCAAATGTAAAGGAGAGAGCACTGGGGGCCAATATTCCATCAAACACGGGGACTTTTTTAACAGTGGGGCTAAAGCCACAAAGAAGAGCCCCGATGTGGCCCCCGGGTCTCCCTGTGGTCTTCAGGAATACGGGAGCACCCAGGACACCCCGTGTCTCGACGAGGGGGAGCACCGGAACAAACACTGCAGGGTTACGGTGCTCGGGAATATGAAACCTCGAGTTTCCAGGACGCAATCAAAACTAAACCTCCCCATGGTTAACAAGACAGCcttttcatcctcttcttcctcttcttcctcttcttcttctgcttcttcccctccttcttcttcgtcgtGTTCCCTCCCCGCGGGCAGAGAAGAGGTATCCACGAAGGATTTACCGAGCAGACGCAAACGCATCACTGCAGCGTCGCCTGCAAAAACGCCTTTCAGCCTGATAGCGAATTTCCCCTCCCCGCCGTCGCTGGTTGTCGGCAGCGACGGGGATCTGTGCCCTGCTTACTCCCTGAACTCGATGAGGGGCCCCGGGCCTCCCCCACTGTCCCACCCCGTGTGGAGGTGGAAGCCAGGCGGACAGATTCTCCCTCCCCCACTCGCTCAGAGAACTAGGAAATACTga